The following are encoded in a window of Kogia breviceps isolate mKogBre1 chromosome 10, mKogBre1 haplotype 1, whole genome shotgun sequence genomic DNA:
- the CUTA gene encoding protein CutA isoform X2: MPALLPVVSRLLLLPRALLSMASGSPPAQPSPVSGSAYFAGSVSAAFVTCPNEKVAKEIARAVVEKHLAACVNLIPQITSIYEWKGKIEEDSEVLMMIKTQSSLVPALTDFVRSVHPYEVAEVIALPVEQGNSPYLHWVRQVTGSVPESGTAPP; encoded by the exons ATGCCGGCCCTGCTGCCTGTAGTCTCCCGCCTTCTGTTGCTACCCCGAGCCCTGCTGTCCATGGCTTCAGGAAGCCCCCCGGCCCAGCCCTCGCCGGTCTCGGGCTCCGCCTACTTTGCCGGATCGGTCTCTGCAGCCTTTGTCACCTGCCCCAACGAGAAGGTCGCCAAGGAGATCGCCAG GGCTGTGGTGGAGAAGCACCTGGCAGCCTGCGTCAACCTCATTCCTCAGATTACATCCAT CTATGAGTGGAAAGGAAAGATTGAGGAGGACAGTGAAGTGCTGATG ATGATTAAAACCCAAAGTTCCTTGGTTCCAGCTTTGACAGATTTTGTTCG TTCTGTGCACCCTTACGAAGTGGCCGAGGTGATTGCATTGCCTGTGGAACAGGGGAACTCCCCGTACCTGCATTGGGTACGCCAGGTTACAGGGTCAGTTCCTGAGTCCGGCACAGCCCCACCGTGA
- the CUTA gene encoding protein CutA isoform X1, which produces MAFDIQLSSTSLGCMRGGRAPAFLLGGGAALLLSLLWMPALLPVVSRLLLLPRALLSMASGSPPAQPSPVSGSAYFAGSVSAAFVTCPNEKVAKEIARAVVEKHLAACVNLIPQITSIYEWKGKIEEDSEVLMMIKTQSSLVPALTDFVRSVHPYEVAEVIALPVEQGNSPYLHWVRQVTGSVPESGTAPP; this is translated from the exons ATGGCCTTTGATATTCAACTCTCCTCTACCAGCCTAGGCTGCATGAGGGGGGGGCGGGCTCCCGCATTCCTGCTCGGCGGAGGG GCCGCTCTGCTCCTGTCGCTTCTTTGGATGCCGGCCCTGCTGCCTGTAGTCTCCCGCCTTCTGTTGCTACCCCGAGCCCTGCTGTCCATGGCTTCAGGAAGCCCCCCGGCCCAGCCCTCGCCGGTCTCGGGCTCCGCCTACTTTGCCGGATCGGTCTCTGCAGCCTTTGTCACCTGCCCCAACGAGAAGGTCGCCAAGGAGATCGCCAG GGCTGTGGTGGAGAAGCACCTGGCAGCCTGCGTCAACCTCATTCCTCAGATTACATCCAT CTATGAGTGGAAAGGAAAGATTGAGGAGGACAGTGAAGTGCTGATG ATGATTAAAACCCAAAGTTCCTTGGTTCCAGCTTTGACAGATTTTGTTCG TTCTGTGCACCCTTACGAAGTGGCCGAGGTGATTGCATTGCCTGTGGAACAGGGGAACTCCCCGTACCTGCATTGGGTACGCCAGGTTACAGGGTCAGTTCCTGAGTCCGGCACAGCCCCACCGTGA